The genomic DNA GACATCTGTCGCAGGCTCGCGAAGGCCGGCTACTGCGCCGTGGCTCCCGAGCTCTACGCCCGCCAGGGCGACCTCTCGACCATGTCGGATCCGAAGCAGATCATCCGCGACGTCATCGCGAAGACGCCGGACGCGCAGTGGATCGGCGATCTCGACGCGACGGTGGCCTGGGCGGCCTCGGCGGCGAAAGGCGACCCGAACCGCCTCGGCGTCATGGGATGGTGCCGCGGCGGGCGCGCCACGTGGCTCTACGCGGCGCATCGTCGCGACCTGAAGGCCGCCGTTGCCTGGTACGGGCCGGTCGGTGGCGAGCGGACCGACATCCAGCCGCGCACCGCCGGCGACGTGGCGGCCGAGATCCACGCGCCGCTCCTCGCCCTCTACGGCGGGGCCGATACCGGCATCCCCGTGGCGGCGGTCGAGGAGGCGCGCGACCGCGCCAGGGCGGCCGGCAAGAGCGTCGAACTCGTGGTTTACCCGGACGCGCCGCACGGCTTCCACGCGGATTATCGTCCGAGCTACCGCCGCGAGGCGGCGGAGGACGGCTGGAAGCGCGCGCTGGCCTTCCTGAAATCGCACGGCGTCGGCTGAATAGTCGGCCCAGGACGCCCGATCGGGCGCGTTCCGGAGTGGCTGTGTTACCCAAGACACGGCCACAACTTCACAATCGTGCAAGGATCCAAGGAGGATCTGTGCCCGCGCGGGTCTGGCCCTTCGCGGCGCTCGGGCGTTGAACCGATCGAAGCGACCGCCGTTCAGCCCCTGTAGAGTGTCCTGGTCCATGAGCGATTCGGTACAGCCTGGCCAGAAGCCCGTGATCCTCGTCGTGGAGGACCAGCCCGACGAGCGCTTCCTCGCGGCCACGCTGCTGGAGGATACCGGCTTCACGGTGATCGAGGCCGAGACCGCCGATCGCGCCCTGGCGATCCTCAACGATCGCGCGGACGAGGTCAGTGTCGTCTTCTCGGACGTCCGCACGCCCGGACCGATCGGCGGCTTCGAGCTCGCGCGGATCATCGGCGTGACTTGGCCGCGCGTGCGGGTCCTGCTGACCTCGGGCGACGCGGGCGACCAGCCGAGCGACCTGCGCGTCTCGGCGACCTTCATCCCGAAGCCGTGGCGCGCCGAAGACATCCTCGCCTGGGTGGAGCAGGCGGCCGGGCGACCCTCGGCCGGGTCGGGACCGTCCGTTATCGGACCGGGCGGCAAAATAATCCCGTCCGGCTTGGAAACCTGAGGCGGCCGCACAGTTGTACGCCACTCCGGAGCGCGCCGCGCCCGGACTTCCGCAGTACAACCGATCCCCGACGCCGCCATGAAGATTGTCGCAACCAACCACGCCGATTCACTCCGACGCCCCGGTTCGCGGGATTCGGCGGAATCCGCCGTTCTCGACACGGTCCGGGAGGGGCTGCTCAGTGTCTACGGCACGGCGGATCGCGACCTGCCGGCGGAATTGGCGGCGCTGGCGCGGCAGCTCGACCGTCCGGGTCCCGCGGGCTGCGGCCCGACCTAGCTTCCGCCGCGGAACCTTGACAGGAGACTGCGCCAGCGGGTCGCCAAGACGAGAGAATCTGCTATTCAGCGCATTCTGACCTGCCGACGCAGTGCGTCTCTCAGTCGAGTCCCGGATGCGTCTCACAGTTCTTCGCGGATCGCTCACCGCCGCCGCGATCCTGACCCTGGCCGGTCTCGCGTCCGTTCAGGCGGCGACCCCGCCGGCCCAGCCCGCCGACGGCGCGGGCGGTGTGGGTGACCGCAAGGCGACGGTGACCAAGCGGCTGCTCGGGCGCGGCACGGCCTCGACTTACGCGTTCTACGCCGCGGGCGCGGCCCCCGAGAAGGGCCGGCCGGTCGCGATCGTCCTGCACGGGTGGGGCGCGGTCAATCCGCAGAGCTACGGCGGCTGGATCGATCATCTCGCCCGCCAGGGCTGGCTCATCTTGTATCCACGATTTCAGGAGGTGAACCGGACCCGCCCGGCCGACGCCCCGGCCATCGCGGAATCCCTCGTCAAGGCGGCCCTCGCCGAGATCGCGACGGACGGCGAGGCGAAGCCCGACCTCGGCCGCGTCGCGATGATCGGCCACCTCGCCGGGGCTCCGCTCGCCATGGATCTGGCTGCCGCGGCCAAGGCCCAGGGCCTGCCGGTGCCGAAGCTGATCTTCGCAGTGATGCCTGGCGGCATCGCCAGCGGGCCGAAATCCCGCGGCATCGCCCTCAACGACCTGTCGGCGATCGATCCCGCGACGCTGATCGTGACCATGGTCGGCGACAAGGACACGCGGGCCGCCGATCTCGCGGCCAAGCGCCTCCTGCGCGAGGCGAGTGCCGTGCCGCTGGAGCGCAAGCTCTTCGTGCGGGCGCTGTCGGACGATCACGGCTTCCCGGCCCTGACGGCGACCCTGGCGGCCCCGGCCGGCGTGGACACGGCCTACGACGGCGGCGCCATCAAGCCGGGCCCTGAGCCGAAGGACGCGCCCAAGGACGCGACGAAGCCGCCGCCGTTCCGCTGGTCCGCCGACATGGCGCTGTCCGGCGAGCAGCAGACCCTGGTCTCGCAGATCAACCTCGCCCGGGTCGACGCACTCGATTATCTCGGTTTCTGGAAGACCTTCGACCTCGCCGCCGCGGCGGCCTTCGCCGGATCGGACGCGACGGCGCTGAAGAACAATCCGCGCCTCGCCGACATGGAGCGCTGGAGCGACGGCTGGCCGGTGAAGCGGCTCGCCGTCGAGACGCCGCGGCCCACGCCGGCCGCGCAGGCCGGGACGCCGGCGCCGGCACCCGCCGGACGCAAGCGCTGAGGTCGGACGGCCCGGCAGCTTGGCCTTGGCGCGCGGCTTGCTAATCTCTCCCCGTTCGACACGGGAGGGAGATCATGCCCGAGTTCGTCGCCAGCCTGCTCGCCGCCGCGGCCTTCTGCCTGACGTTGCTCGCGCTGAACGCGCTGACACGGCTGCTGATCCAGGCGCATATCGCCCCCTCGGATCTCGGCGAGACCGGCTTCCTGCAGGTCGGCGGTGCGCTCCTGATGGCCCGGGCGGCCTACCGGCGGGCGCCCCAGCGCCGACCGGGCTGACGCTCAGCGCAGGAACGCGCCGAACGAGCGTGGGCCGTTGCCCGTCGGGATGGTCGCCAGCACCTTGAGCGTCTTCGAATCGAGAACGCTCAGCGTGTTGTCGCCCCAGTTGGCGACGTAGAGGCGTCCGTCGGGATCCGCGGCGATCCCTTCAGGGTGGTCGCCGACATCGACATCGGCGATCGGCTTGAGCGTGGCGAGGTCGAACGCCGTGACGCTGCCGGCATACTGGTCCGTCACGAAGCCGCGCCCGCCGGCGAGGGCGATGACGTAGGGCCGGCGGCCGGTCGGGATGCGGCCGATCTCGCGCCCTGTCTTCAGATCCAGCACCGAGACGTCGTCGCCGGTCACGTTGGCCGTGTAGGCGCGCCCCGCCGCGGCATCGAGCGTGATTCCGAACGGATGCTGCCCCACCGGGATGACCTTGGTCTCCCGCCGGGTCGCGGCGTCCACGACCGAGACCGTGTCGGCCTCGCGGTTGGCGACGTAGAGCGTCGCCCCGTCGGGGCTGACGGCGATCCCCGAGGGCGAAGCGCCGACGGCGATCTCGCCGTCCGGAACCAGGGTGCCGTCGCGCTCGGTCAGCACGAACAGGCGGTGCCCGTACCAGTCGGCCACGTAGACCGCGCCGCCCCGCGGGTCGGAAGCGACGCCGAGCGGGCCGCCGGGCAGCGGCACCTCGGACAGGACCTTGCCGGCGTCGAGGTCGAGGATCGCGAGGCCGTGCCCCTCCGGCCGCGTGACGTAGGCCCGCCGGCGATCGGGCGACAGGGCGATCCCAGCCGGGGCCCCGTCGACGGGGATGCGGCGCACCACCTTCCCGGCGGCCAGGTCGACGATCTCGACCGCGCCGCCGAGCTGGGCGGTGACGATGGCCTCCCGGGCCGGTTCGGCGCGGGAGGCGGTCGCCACGAGGACGAGGCCGGCGACGAGGGTCGCGCGGCCCCGAGCCGGGCTCACGAGCCCTTCTCGACCTTGGCCTTCAGGTTGGCGAGGCTCGCCTTGATCCAGTCGCCGACGCCCTTCTCGGAGGCCTCGTCGTTCAGATCCGGCGGCGGGTCGTTGTTCATGTAGCCGCGATAGAACGCCGCCTTCCACTCGACCTTCGACTTGGCGTTGCCCTCGGGCTCGACCGTGATGGTCGCCGAGTAGTCGTTCGCCGGAAGATCCTTCACGTCGACCTTGTCGATGTAGTAGGAGAACAGCTTGTCCTCCGGCTTGTACTTGTTGCTGGTCTCGGAGATCTGATTCCCGTTCTTGAGCGTCAGCACACGCTTGAACTTGCCGGCCGGGTCGCCGTTGAGCTCCGTCTTGGTGACGTTCTGCATCCAGTCGGAATTCTTCAGGTCGCCGACCACGGCCCAGACCTTGTCGGCGGGGGCGTTGATCTCGATCGACTCGGTGATCTTGCGCCGGGTCGGGCCGTGGGCCTGCGCGGTCGCCGCCACCAGGGCCGCCGTGGCCGCCAGGGCCAGGGTGATTTTCTTCATCTTGTCCTTCTCCTCCCGCCCTCAGCGGTCGTCGCGATCGAGGACGCGCGCCTCGGGGCCGAGGGCCGCCGCGACCTTGTCCTCGATCCAACCCCAGGCCTCGCGCTCGCGCGGTCCCGCGGTCTTGCCAATGGCGATGGCGAGGTAGGCCATCTCCGTCAACACCTTCTCGGGCTCCAGCATGTGGAGCCGGGTCGAAAGAATGGCGGCCTCGAGGACCGCCGCCTGCGCGCGGTTGAAGCCGATGAACGGCGAATGCGCGGCGCTGTGGACCATCCGGCCACGGAAGCGAGGCCGAGTCTCGTGGGCTTCGACGGAGGCGACCGCGAATTCCGCGTGGCCGAAACTGTCGGCGAGGCGGCGGCCCTCGATCGCCGCGCACGGCAGCGTCGGCCACTCGCGCCGGCCCGTCACCGCGCCGGCGATCACCCGGATGTCGCGCGGGCTCGAGGCCGCGAAGCAGGGATTGGCCTCCAGGTTGACGATCGTCGGCGATGGCCGGAACGGCGCGAGGACGTAGCCCTCATCCTCGCCGATCAGCCCGAACGGGACGAGGTGCAGCTCGCCCGCCGGGGACAAGGTGGTGACGATGGTCTCGAGAATCAGCGGCATGGCCTCACGCCTTGTCGGCGGGGACGAGGCGCCCGCAGACCAGCTTCGACGGCGGATCCTGCGGGCGCTCGGGCGCGACCGCGGCGCGCGCCGCGGCCTCCGGGACGGTCTCGGGCGGGCTCGCGCCGGCCTCGGGCCCGGCCAGGCGCGCGTCGCGGGTCCCGGGCGGGGGCGCGTCGGGTCCGGAATGGCGGGTGTGGCCGGCCTTCTTGAAGGCGGTGGCATCCTCGATGTCGGCGTCGGCCGCGCAGCCCCAGTCGAGGGCCTCGTCCTGAACGTAGCGCTTGCCGAGCCGCCACGCCGTCTCGGCCTTGGCGAGTTCGGCGCCGAGATAGAAGGCGTGGGCGCCGTCGCTCGCCACGTCGAGGTCGGGGAAGAAGGCCATCGCGTCGGTGCCGACCCTGTGGATGTCGCGGTTGTAGAGGTGGATCCCGTCCTCGGCGATCACGATCCGGTAATTTGGGTCACGCACCTCGGCGGCGGCCTGGGCGATCTCGTCGGCGGTCTGCACGAACGGGCGCTTGTCGTGAAGGGCGAGGAGCGCCCGGCCGTAGCCCTTCGGCAGCGCCGAATCGGCCTTGGCCGCGTACATGACCCGCCGGGCGGCGTCGTGCTCCTCGACGGTGCGGCGGGTGTGGTTGGAGACCTGCACGATCAGCACGTTGCGGATCGACAGCTCCGAGCACATCCCGACGAGCAGCGCCGTGACGCCCAGGGAATCGGCCTCGGTCAGCTCGGTGAGGTTGCCGGTGCCCATCATCATGTCGATCTCGGGCCAGCGGACGCGGGTGTCGCGGTAGCGCGCGATCGAGTCGACGAAGCCGTGGTGGATCGGCTCGAGGATCGGGTCGGCCAGGAACGGCCGCCCCGCCTTGAGCATGCGCTCGATCGCGCGATCGAGGGAGGGCAGGTCGTCCGGCCGCATCGGCACGAGGATCGGCATCGCGTCGGTCTCGAAGGCGAGATCGAGGGTCTCCTCGTTCAGGCTCAGCAGGAAGTCGGCGCCGGCGCCGGCGCCCCGGACCAGTTCCTCGCGGGAGAAGGAATCGACGCTGACCCTCAGGCCGGCGCCCTTCAGGGCCCGCACGGAATCCTCGAGGTGCGGGAACGAGGTATCGGGCAGACCGCCGAGATCGATGACGTCCGCGCCGCGCCCGGCGAGATCGAGCCCCTTGGCGAGGATCTGGTCGACGCTCATCTTCGACGCGTCTACGATCTCCGAGAAGATCCGGAGGTCGTGCCGGGACAGGTCGACCTTGCGGGCGGTCAGGCCGAGCCAGGCCGGCAGGTCGACCACCTCGTCGGGGCCGCGCTCCACGGGGACGCCGAAATGCGCCGCGAGGTGCTCGGGATTGGCCCGGCACCGGCCCGGCAGGACGATCCGCGTGGCGCCCTCGGGCAGCACGACCCGCCGGCGGATGATCTCCTCGGTCATCAG from Methylobacterium oryzae includes the following:
- a CDS encoding dienelactone hydrolase family protein, with the translated sequence MADHDRAGLDGLITPPLSRRGFVMTSLMSGLTLATTRVEAQVIHTDSAGIEAGEVKIPAADGPMPAYRAVPEGAGPFPIVLVIEEIFGVHDYIKDICRRLAKAGYCAVAPELYARQGDLSTMSDPKQIIRDVIAKTPDAQWIGDLDATVAWAASAAKGDPNRLGVMGWCRGGRATWLYAAHRRDLKAAVAWYGPVGGERTDIQPRTAGDVAAEIHAPLLALYGGADTGIPVAAVEEARDRARAAGKSVELVVYPDAPHGFHADYRPSYRREAAEDGWKRALAFLKSHGVG
- a CDS encoding response regulator; amino-acid sequence: MSDSVQPGQKPVILVVEDQPDERFLAATLLEDTGFTVIEAETADRALAILNDRADEVSVVFSDVRTPGPIGGFELARIIGVTWPRVRVLLTSGDAGDQPSDLRVSATFIPKPWRAEDILAWVEQAAGRPSAGSGPSVIGPGGKIIPSGLET
- a CDS encoding alpha/beta hydrolase; translated protein: MRLTVLRGSLTAAAILTLAGLASVQAATPPAQPADGAGGVGDRKATVTKRLLGRGTASTYAFYAAGAAPEKGRPVAIVLHGWGAVNPQSYGGWIDHLARQGWLILYPRFQEVNRTRPADAPAIAESLVKAALAEIATDGEAKPDLGRVAMIGHLAGAPLAMDLAAAAKAQGLPVPKLIFAVMPGGIASGPKSRGIALNDLSAIDPATLIVTMVGDKDTRAADLAAKRLLREASAVPLERKLFVRALSDDHGFPALTATLAAPAGVDTAYDGGAIKPGPEPKDAPKDATKPPPFRWSADMALSGEQQTLVSQINLARVDALDYLGFWKTFDLAAAAAFAGSDATALKNNPRLADMERWSDGWPVKRLAVETPRPTPAAQAGTPAPAPAGRKR
- a CDS encoding YncE family protein, producing MSPARGRATLVAGLVLVATASRAEPAREAIVTAQLGGAVEIVDLAAGKVVRRIPVDGAPAGIALSPDRRRAYVTRPEGHGLAILDLDAGKVLSEVPLPGGPLGVASDPRGGAVYVADWYGHRLFVLTERDGTLVPDGEIAVGASPSGIAVSPDGATLYVANREADTVSVVDAATRRETKVIPVGQHPFGITLDAAAGRAYTANVTGDDVSVLDLKTGREIGRIPTGRRPYVIALAGGRGFVTDQYAGSVTAFDLATLKPIADVDVGDHPEGIAADPDGRLYVANWGDNTLSVLDSKTLKVLATIPTGNGPRSFGAFLR
- a CDS encoding SRPBCC family protein codes for the protein MKKITLALAATAALVAATAQAHGPTRRKITESIEINAPADKVWAVVGDLKNSDWMQNVTKTELNGDPAGKFKRVLTLKNGNQISETSNKYKPEDKLFSYYIDKVDVKDLPANDYSATITVEPEGNAKSKVEWKAAFYRGYMNNDPPPDLNDEASEKGVGDWIKASLANLKAKVEKGS
- a CDS encoding DUF447 domain-containing protein produces the protein MPLILETIVTTLSPAGELHLVPFGLIGEDEGYVLAPFRPSPTIVNLEANPCFAASSPRDIRVIAGAVTGRREWPTLPCAAIEGRRLADSFGHAEFAVASVEAHETRPRFRGRMVHSAAHSPFIGFNRAQAAVLEAAILSTRLHMLEPEKVLTEMAYLAIAIGKTAGPREREAWGWIEDKVAAALGPEARVLDRDDR
- a CDS encoding DUF6513 domain-containing protein encodes the protein MSTAEHIVFVTGRLARARLEKVAAGLPQTLHWSIADAGVKVAALMTEEIIRRRVVLPEGATRIVLPGRCRANPEHLAAHFGVPVERGPDEVVDLPAWLGLTARKVDLSRHDLRIFSEIVDASKMSVDQILAKGLDLAGRGADVIDLGGLPDTSFPHLEDSVRALKGAGLRVSVDSFSREELVRGAGAGADFLLSLNEETLDLAFETDAMPILVPMRPDDLPSLDRAIERMLKAGRPFLADPILEPIHHGFVDSIARYRDTRVRWPEIDMMMGTGNLTELTEADSLGVTALLVGMCSELSIRNVLIVQVSNHTRRTVEEHDAARRVMYAAKADSALPKGYGRALLALHDKRPFVQTADEIAQAAAEVRDPNYRIVIAEDGIHLYNRDIHRVGTDAMAFFPDLDVASDGAHAFYLGAELAKAETAWRLGKRYVQDEALDWGCAADADIEDATAFKKAGHTRHSGPDAPPPGTRDARLAGPEAGASPPETVPEAAARAAVAPERPQDPPSKLVCGRLVPADKA